The Mycolicibacterium mageritense genome contains a region encoding:
- a CDS encoding condensation domain-containing protein — translation MAQEIRSVAVLDGARDDSATDAVQDNRLALTDQAMFLALRATGEESLAQLVWVYEHAVNADAVRTFHANLGFGLFGRRIETSPLPFGRHRWVAATGPAAPLDIEEITRPRTELMDWADERAGLPLDPETGPGWRLGMLPMTDGSTAISLEISHCLTDGMGAVLTITDAIKGIRRDLGYPPLRSRTRARALRTDARESLQGLPEVARTLARTIRLAYRRRHDIARSAPPPPLPYDGNPDAEVLVPAVTVFVDLAEWDSRAAALRGNSHSLLAGFAARLGARLGRRRVGDGRVSLLIPIADRAEGDTRANAVSLDGIAVDPEPVTTDLTGARAAIRAGFQRRRDEPDEALQLLPLIPFIPKVAVQRGADVLFGFADLPVSCTNLGDVDPIMGRVDGTDAEYLMLRGVNGRIPRRLLEQRRGLLTVASGRIGGLISITVVGYEPGAVNTKESLHGHVSEVLAEFGVTGIRQAGA, via the coding sequence GTGGCACAGGAGATTCGATCAGTGGCGGTGCTCGACGGTGCGCGGGACGATTCGGCGACCGATGCAGTGCAGGACAACCGCCTCGCGCTCACCGACCAGGCCATGTTCTTGGCGCTGCGCGCGACGGGCGAGGAGTCGTTGGCGCAGTTGGTGTGGGTGTACGAGCATGCCGTGAACGCCGACGCGGTGCGAACGTTCCACGCAAACCTGGGGTTCGGGTTGTTCGGCCGGCGCATCGAAACCTCACCACTGCCGTTCGGCAGGCATCGCTGGGTCGCGGCAACGGGCCCGGCCGCTCCGCTGGATATCGAGGAAATCACCCGCCCGAGAACCGAACTCATGGACTGGGCAGACGAGCGTGCGGGCCTGCCGCTCGACCCGGAGACCGGCCCCGGCTGGCGATTGGGAATGTTGCCGATGACCGACGGGTCCACCGCGATCAGTCTCGAGATATCGCACTGCCTCACCGACGGCATGGGCGCCGTGCTCACGATCACCGACGCGATCAAAGGCATCCGGCGCGATCTCGGATACCCACCGCTGAGGTCTCGCACGAGGGCGCGGGCGCTGAGAACCGATGCGCGCGAAAGCCTTCAGGGACTGCCCGAAGTCGCGCGCACACTGGCCAGGACGATACGGCTGGCATATCGGCGTCGCCATGACATCGCGCGCTCGGCCCCGCCACCGCCCTTGCCGTACGACGGCAATCCGGATGCCGAGGTGTTGGTTCCCGCTGTCACGGTGTTCGTCGACCTCGCGGAATGGGACAGCCGCGCGGCGGCCCTGCGGGGCAATTCGCATTCGCTGCTCGCCGGGTTCGCAGCGCGGCTCGGTGCTCGCCTCGGGCGCCGGCGGGTCGGGGACGGCAGGGTGAGCCTGCTGATCCCGATCGCGGACCGGGCCGAGGGGGATACGCGCGCCAACGCGGTGTCGCTCGACGGCATCGCGGTCGACCCGGAGCCGGTCACCACGGACCTGACCGGTGCCCGGGCGGCGATCCGGGCCGGCTTCCAGCGGCGCCGGGACGAACCCGACGAGGCGCTGCAACTGCTGCCGCTGATTCCGTTCATCCCAAAGGTGGCGGTGCAACGCGGTGCCGACGTGTTGTTCGGGTTCGCCGATCTTCCGGTGTCCTGCACCAATCTCGGTGATGTCGACCCGATCATGGGCCGCGTCGACGGCACCGATGCCGAGTACCTGATGCTGCGGGGCGTCAACGGGCGCATCCCGCGCAGGCTGCTCGAACAGCGGCGCGGGCTGCTGACGGTCGCGTCCGGGCGGATCGGTGGTCTCATCTCGATCACCGTCGTGGGCTACGAGCCCGGTGCGGTCAACACCAAGGAGAGTCTGCACGGCCACGTGTCCGAGGTACTGGCCGAATTCGGGGTGACCGGCATCCGGCAGGCCGGAGCATGA
- a CDS encoding WS/DGAT/MGAT family O-acyltransferase, whose protein sequence is MRHDNRLAHLDQAMFDAMRAGNRAQLMQCLWIYEHPVDLDALQRFHHHLNGTFAGRLIERSPLPFGRHRWVSGRGTECAMVVESPRSRDDLSDWTDEQAALPIDPEHGPGWRLAVLPMTDGASAVSLVASHCMADGVAGIVSVICAAKGESLNFGYPAPRHRSVRAGMRAARTDLAATARDMPEVLRTIGAAVRLLVRRRHELARPAPAVGSMTGAGSARIVTVPAISLFLDVDDWDSCAKALGGNTYSLLAGFAARLGARMGRCGGEGGAVNLLLALSDRGLDDTRANAMTIGNVGVDPTVVTSDLSTARAAIRAAIQARRETRDESELFLPLIPFVPRRAMTRLSDAFVGAAGLPVSCSNMGELDPAFSRADGTDAEFVVMRGIDQNVVERDIVRAGGHLVLVSGRLGAKISISVVGYQPGAENSKAWLRGLAAQVLSEFDLSGVIV, encoded by the coding sequence ATGCGGCACGACAATCGGCTTGCCCATCTGGACCAGGCGATGTTCGATGCGATGCGGGCCGGCAACCGCGCGCAACTCATGCAATGCCTGTGGATCTATGAACACCCGGTGGATCTCGATGCCCTGCAACGCTTCCATCACCATCTCAACGGCACGTTCGCGGGCCGGCTCATCGAACGGTCACCCCTGCCGTTCGGCAGGCACCGGTGGGTGTCGGGTCGCGGCACGGAGTGCGCCATGGTCGTCGAGTCACCTCGCTCGCGCGACGACCTGAGCGATTGGACCGACGAGCAGGCCGCGTTGCCGATCGATCCCGAACACGGGCCCGGCTGGCGACTTGCCGTGCTTCCCATGACCGACGGAGCGAGCGCAGTCAGCCTGGTGGCATCGCACTGCATGGCCGACGGTGTGGCGGGCATAGTCTCGGTGATCTGCGCGGCCAAGGGTGAATCGCTGAACTTCGGGTATCCCGCGCCGCGGCACCGGTCGGTGCGGGCCGGGATGCGCGCCGCCAGAACGGATCTCGCCGCGACCGCTCGTGACATGCCGGAAGTGTTGCGCACCATCGGCGCTGCGGTGAGACTCCTCGTCCGGCGCAGGCATGAGCTCGCGCGTCCGGCTCCTGCCGTAGGCAGCATGACGGGTGCCGGCAGTGCGCGCATCGTGACGGTCCCGGCCATATCGCTGTTCCTGGACGTCGACGACTGGGATTCCTGCGCGAAAGCGCTTGGCGGTAACACCTATTCGCTGCTCGCCGGATTCGCCGCGCGACTCGGTGCCCGCATGGGCCGGTGCGGCGGCGAGGGCGGCGCGGTCAACCTGCTGCTGGCACTGAGCGACCGCGGTCTGGACGACACCCGCGCAAACGCGATGACCATCGGCAATGTCGGGGTGGATCCCACGGTGGTGACGTCCGACCTGTCAACGGCGCGCGCGGCGATCCGGGCCGCCATCCAGGCGCGGCGCGAGACGCGAGACGAATCGGAACTGTTCCTGCCGCTCATCCCGTTCGTGCCCCGGCGGGCCATGACGCGGTTGTCGGATGCGTTCGTGGGCGCAGCGGGCCTTCCGGTGTCCTGCTCGAACATGGGAGAGCTGGATCCGGCGTTCAGCAGGGCGGACGGAACCGACGCCGAGTTCGTCGTGATGCGGGGAATCGACCAGAACGTCGTCGAGCGCGACATCGTGCGGGCCGGCGGGCATCTGGTCCTGGTCTCGGGGCGGCTGGGGGCGAAGATCTCGATCTCCGTCGTCGGGTACCAGCCCGGAGCCGAGAACTCGAAGGCCTGGCTCCGCGGGCTGGCCGCCCAGGTGCTGAGCGAATTCGACCTCTCCGGGGTGATCGTCTGA
- the pks2 gene encoding sulfolipid-1 biosynthesis phthioceranic/hydroxyphthioceranic acid synthase: protein MADAPVTPVAVIGMACRLPGGIDSPAKLWDALLRGDDLVTEIPLERWDADEFYDPEPGVAGRSVSKWGGFLDDVGGFDADFFGIGEREAIVIDPQQRLLLETSWEALEHAGVDPATVADSLTGVFVGMTYADYQLLAADARVLDGPYGFTGSNFSLASGRIAYALGARGPAYTVDSACSSGLLAIHNACRSLGDGESDLALAGGVHIVLEPRKMASGSAQGMLSPTGRCHAFDVAADGFVSGEGCAVVLLKRLPDAVRDGDRVLAVIRGTAANQDGRTVNIATPSRDAQVAVYRAALAAAATDPTTIGMIEAHGTGTPVGDPIEYAGLADVYGTTGPCALGSAKTNFGHTQSASGVVSLIKAVLALQEAVIPPSLHFERLPDQMAAIDTNLFVPRENVPWPAVDGHPRRAAVSSYGLSGTNVHAVLEQAPAQALAATFVEGRDVAGSAGAGAKLFAVSSTSADALRESARRLADWVAEADLRGRGLADLGYTLARRRGHRDVRTSVLAATPDELVEALREVADGDSPYQPAAAGGRGPVWVFSGQGSQWAAMGASLLATEPVFAATVAELEPLIARESGFSVTEAMSAPEVVTGIDRVQPSVFAMQIALAATMKAHGVRPGAVIGHSMGEAAAAVVAGALSIEDGVKVICRRSRLMARVAGAGAMASVELPAAQVLSELAAQGIGDVVLAVVASPESTVVGGATDSIRRLVAGWEKRGVMAREVAVDVASHTPQVEPVLEDLIDQLADLDPMEPTVPYYSATLYDPRDEPMWDGDYWADNLRYTVRFAAAVQAALEDGYRVFGELAPHPLLTHAVEQTARSLDMSTAVLAAMRRDQPTPSGLLGFVGDVHNSGAAVDFSELYPDGRLVEAPLPAWTHRTLLLTRDGHDQPGRGANTVAVHPLLGAHVRLPEDEERHVWQADVGTAAQPWLDDHRVHDVAAMPGAAYCEMALTVAANVLGDGAEVHDLTFHDLLLLDEHTEVSTVAAVTSEGVAELGIESTADGERVRRASAHLRAAPGGTPQPYDIAALLAAHPDRTDGADLRESFAAHGIQYGPAFAGLAAAGTGPRTSVFAEVALPPALRSQQSGYAVHPALLDACFQAVAGHPAIRDDSAGTLLLPLGVRRIRATASTRQAQYCLVRIGTVSDALVEADLEILDEHGTVLVTVEGLRLGAHAGSAHRDHTLNSRLLTVNWIQQRVPGVEDTERRAVLVIDTAASGERLSGQLVAALASYGVAADTTVWPSDAAADTDAQEALAGRLARENIGAVVVFAGSDASGAAPHGADQVRRLVHIARQLPEATGAPRLYVVTRNAQRVVAGDAPDLAQAGLRGLVRVIGVEHPHLHPTLIDIDGDTDAEQLAAHVLSGSEEDETAWRAGVHYAARLNLGPLGADDFRSTVVDHQHDGVRLQIRTPGDLQSLELAAVDRVEPGPGQIEVAVRASNLNFADVLVALGRYPSFEGRMPQLGADYAGEVVAVGPGVTEHQVGDQVAGISTNGAWATYITCDANLAVTLPSALTAGQAAAVPSAHATAWYSLHNLARISARDKVLIHSATGGVGQAAIAIARAAGAEIFATAGSPKRRELLRGMGITHVYDSRTTDFADQIRRDTDGYGVDIVLNSLPGAAQRAGLELLSFGGRFVEIGKRDIYGDTRLGLFPFRRNLAFYAVDLALLTLTDPNTVRDLLTTVYEQIADGVLPVPETTHFPLADGATAIRVMGGAEHTGKLVLDIPRSGHGPAVVPPSEANPFRPDGAYVVTGGLGGLGLFLAEKMAEAGCGRIVVNGRSAPGPHAQAVLRRIRSHGTEVEVERGDIADPATARRLVEASTATGLPVRGVLHAAAVVEDATLSAITDALVERDWSPKVHGAWNLHEATAGQPLDWFCSFSSAAALVGSPGQGAYAAANSWLDAFAHWRRAQGLPATSIAWGAWSEIGQGRHLAQDQAMAIHPEDGAYAFDILLRHDRAHTGYAPVAGAPWLASFAQTRPFAEAFRNLDNGRAGASQFLAELRALPMEEWSTRLRRLISDAISLILRRSVDVDRPLSEYGLDSLGNLELRTRIETETGIRISPMGITTIRALADSLTDTLAAEVTASTPA, encoded by the coding sequence ATGGCTGATGCTCCAGTCACCCCCGTCGCCGTGATCGGCATGGCATGCCGGCTACCTGGGGGAATCGACTCACCGGCCAAGCTGTGGGACGCATTGCTGCGGGGTGACGACCTGGTCACCGAGATCCCCCTGGAGCGATGGGACGCCGACGAGTTCTACGACCCCGAGCCGGGCGTCGCGGGCCGGTCGGTGTCGAAGTGGGGCGGCTTCCTCGACGACGTTGGCGGATTCGACGCGGACTTCTTCGGGATCGGTGAGCGCGAGGCCATCGTGATCGATCCGCAGCAGCGGTTGCTGCTCGAGACGTCCTGGGAAGCGCTCGAGCACGCGGGCGTCGATCCGGCCACCGTGGCCGATTCCCTGACCGGCGTCTTCGTCGGGATGACCTACGCCGACTACCAACTGCTCGCCGCCGATGCGCGGGTGCTCGACGGGCCTTACGGCTTCACGGGCAGCAATTTCAGCCTGGCATCGGGACGCATCGCCTACGCGCTCGGCGCGCGCGGACCGGCCTACACGGTTGATTCGGCGTGCTCGTCGGGACTGCTCGCGATCCACAACGCCTGCCGCAGTCTCGGTGACGGCGAAAGCGACCTCGCGCTGGCGGGCGGCGTCCACATCGTGCTCGAACCGCGCAAGATGGCCTCCGGTTCGGCGCAGGGCATGCTGTCACCGACGGGCCGCTGCCATGCGTTCGATGTCGCAGCGGACGGCTTCGTATCCGGCGAAGGCTGCGCGGTGGTACTGCTGAAGCGTCTGCCCGATGCAGTGCGCGACGGAGATCGCGTGCTCGCGGTCATTCGCGGCACGGCGGCCAACCAGGACGGGCGCACCGTGAACATCGCGACCCCGTCGCGCGACGCGCAGGTCGCGGTCTATCGGGCCGCGCTCGCGGCGGCAGCCACCGATCCCACCACCATCGGCATGATCGAGGCCCACGGGACAGGTACCCCAGTCGGCGATCCGATCGAATATGCCGGCTTGGCAGACGTTTACGGCACCACGGGCCCGTGCGCGCTCGGCTCGGCGAAGACGAACTTCGGCCACACCCAGTCGGCTTCGGGCGTGGTCAGCCTCATCAAGGCGGTGCTGGCGCTGCAGGAGGCCGTGATTCCACCGAGCCTGCACTTCGAGCGGTTGCCCGACCAGATGGCCGCGATCGACACAAATCTGTTCGTGCCGCGCGAGAACGTGCCGTGGCCTGCCGTCGACGGACATCCCAGGCGCGCCGCGGTGTCGTCATACGGCCTGTCGGGCACCAACGTACACGCGGTGCTCGAGCAGGCGCCCGCCCAGGCGCTCGCCGCGACGTTCGTCGAGGGACGTGACGTCGCGGGTTCGGCCGGCGCCGGGGCCAAGCTGTTCGCCGTGTCCTCGACGTCGGCCGACGCGCTGCGCGAGAGCGCGCGCAGGCTGGCCGACTGGGTCGCCGAGGCGGATCTGCGTGGCCGTGGACTGGCCGATCTCGGATATACGCTGGCCCGTCGCCGCGGCCACCGCGACGTTCGCACGTCCGTATTGGCAGCCACGCCAGACGAACTCGTCGAGGCGCTACGCGAAGTAGCCGACGGTGACAGTCCGTACCAGCCTGCTGCCGCGGGAGGGCGCGGACCGGTGTGGGTGTTCTCCGGCCAGGGCTCGCAGTGGGCCGCGATGGGCGCATCGCTGCTGGCCACCGAACCGGTGTTCGCCGCGACCGTGGCCGAGCTGGAACCGCTCATCGCCCGCGAGTCCGGATTTTCGGTGACAGAGGCGATGTCGGCACCCGAGGTGGTGACCGGCATCGACCGGGTGCAACCGAGCGTCTTCGCGATGCAGATCGCGCTGGCCGCGACGATGAAGGCCCACGGAGTGCGTCCGGGTGCCGTGATAGGTCACTCGATGGGGGAGGCCGCCGCGGCCGTCGTAGCGGGTGCGCTCTCGATCGAGGACGGCGTGAAGGTGATCTGCCGCCGTTCGCGGCTCATGGCCCGGGTCGCGGGAGCCGGTGCCATGGCGTCAGTGGAACTGCCTGCCGCACAGGTGCTTTCCGAACTCGCGGCCCAGGGGATCGGCGACGTCGTGCTGGCCGTGGTCGCCTCGCCCGAGTCCACCGTGGTGGGCGGAGCCACGGACTCGATCCGCAGGCTCGTGGCCGGGTGGGAGAAACGCGGCGTGATGGCCCGCGAGGTCGCGGTGGACGTCGCTTCCCATACGCCCCAGGTCGAGCCGGTCCTGGAGGACTTGATCGACCAGCTCGCCGACCTGGATCCGATGGAGCCGACGGTTCCGTATTACTCGGCCACGCTCTACGACCCGCGTGACGAACCCATGTGGGACGGTGACTACTGGGCCGACAATCTGCGCTACACCGTGCGGTTTGCGGCAGCGGTGCAGGCCGCGCTCGAAGACGGGTACCGGGTGTTCGGCGAATTGGCGCCCCACCCGCTGCTCACCCACGCGGTCGAGCAGACGGCGCGCAGTCTCGACATGTCGACGGCCGTGCTCGCCGCAATGCGGCGCGACCAGCCGACCCCGTCCGGGCTCCTGGGCTTCGTCGGCGATGTGCACAACTCCGGTGCGGCAGTGGACTTTTCGGAGCTTTATCCCGATGGCCGACTGGTCGAGGCGCCGTTGCCGGCGTGGACGCACCGCACGCTGCTGCTCACGCGCGACGGTCACGATCAGCCGGGCCGCGGGGCCAACACCGTGGCGGTCCATCCCTTGCTCGGCGCGCACGTACGGCTCCCCGAGGACGAGGAACGGCACGTCTGGCAGGCCGATGTGGGCACCGCGGCGCAGCCCTGGCTCGACGATCACCGCGTGCACGACGTGGCGGCCATGCCGGGCGCGGCCTACTGCGAGATGGCACTGACGGTCGCCGCGAACGTGCTCGGCGACGGTGCCGAAGTGCACGATCTGACGTTCCACGACCTGCTGCTGCTCGACGAGCACACGGAGGTGTCCACGGTCGCCGCGGTGACCTCCGAAGGCGTTGCCGAACTCGGCATCGAATCGACCGCCGACGGTGAGCGGGTTCGCCGTGCGTCGGCACACCTGCGGGCCGCCCCCGGTGGTACGCCGCAGCCGTACGACATCGCCGCACTGCTTGCCGCACATCCGGACCGCACAGACGGCGCCGACCTACGAGAATCCTTCGCGGCGCACGGCATTCAATACGGCCCCGCGTTCGCGGGCCTGGCTGCGGCCGGAACCGGCCCCCGCACTTCGGTTTTCGCCGAGGTGGCGTTGCCGCCCGCGCTGCGCTCGCAGCAATCCGGCTACGCCGTGCACCCGGCCCTGCTCGATGCGTGCTTCCAGGCCGTGGCCGGTCACCCCGCGATCCGAGACGACTCAGCGGGCACGTTGCTGCTGCCGCTCGGTGTTCGGCGGATCCGCGCCACCGCCTCGACGCGGCAGGCGCAGTACTGTCTTGTGCGGATCGGCACGGTCAGCGATGCACTGGTGGAAGCGGACCTGGAGATCCTCGACGAACACGGCACCGTGCTCGTCACCGTCGAAGGTCTCCGGCTCGGTGCGCATGCCGGATCGGCACACCGCGATCACACACTGAACAGCCGGTTGCTGACCGTCAACTGGATCCAGCAGCGCGTGCCGGGGGTCGAGGACACCGAGCGCCGAGCGGTGCTGGTGATCGACACGGCAGCGTCGGGCGAACGGCTTTCGGGCCAGCTGGTGGCCGCGCTGGCCTCGTACGGCGTCGCCGCCGACACGACGGTGTGGCCGTCCGATGCCGCCGCCGACACCGACGCTCAGGAGGCGCTCGCAGGACGGTTGGCGCGGGAGAACATCGGTGCCGTCGTGGTATTCGCGGGATCCGACGCTTCCGGCGCGGCTCCGCACGGTGCCGACCAGGTGCGGCGCCTCGTGCACATCGCGCGTCAACTGCCGGAGGCGACCGGTGCGCCGCGCCTGTACGTGGTGACCCGCAATGCCCAGCGCGTCGTCGCGGGCGACGCGCCCGATCTCGCGCAGGCCGGATTGCGCGGCCTGGTGCGGGTGATCGGAGTGGAGCATCCGCACCTGCACCCGACCCTGATCGACATCGACGGCGACACCGACGCCGAACAGTTGGCGGCTCACGTGTTGTCGGGTTCCGAGGAAGACGAGACGGCATGGCGCGCCGGTGTGCACTACGCCGCGCGCCTCAACCTCGGCCCGCTCGGAGCCGACGACTTCCGGTCCACCGTGGTCGACCATCAGCACGACGGGGTGCGGCTGCAGATCCGCACGCCGGGCGACCTGCAATCGCTCGAACTGGCCGCGGTCGACCGCGTGGAACCCGGTCCCGGTCAGATCGAGGTCGCGGTGCGGGCGTCGAACCTGAACTTCGCCGACGTCCTGGTGGCCCTCGGTCGCTATCCGAGCTTCGAAGGGCGCATGCCCCAGCTCGGAGCCGACTATGCCGGCGAGGTCGTGGCCGTCGGGCCGGGGGTGACCGAGCATCAGGTCGGCGATCAGGTCGCGGGAATCTCGACCAACGGCGCGTGGGCCACCTACATCACGTGTGACGCAAACCTCGCGGTCACCTTGCCGTCGGCCCTGACCGCCGGGCAGGCCGCCGCTGTCCCCAGCGCGCACGCGACCGCGTGGTACAGCCTGCACAACCTGGCCAGGATCTCGGCGCGGGACAAGGTTCTGATCCACTCGGCCACCGGCGGGGTCGGCCAGGCCGCCATCGCGATCGCCCGTGCCGCGGGCGCCGAGATCTTTGCCACCGCAGGCAGCCCGAAGCGGCGAGAACTGTTGCGCGGTATGGGGATAACTCATGTCTACGACTCACGCACCACGGACTTCGCCGATCAGATCCGCAGGGACACCGACGGTTACGGCGTCGACATCGTGCTCAACTCCCTGCCCGGGGCGGCTCAGCGCGCGGGCCTGGAACTGCTGTCCTTCGGCGGGCGCTTCGTGGAGATCGGCAAACGCGACATCTACGGCGACACCCGGCTGGGGCTGTTCCCGTTCCGGCGCAACCTGGCCTTCTACGCCGTCGACCTGGCGTTGTTGACACTCACCGATCCGAACACCGTGCGCGACCTGCTGACCACGGTTTACGAGCAGATCGCCGACGGCGTGCTACCGGTGCCCGAGACCACGCATTTCCCGCTGGCCGACGGTGCCACCGCCATCCGGGTCATGGGCGGAGCCGAGCACACCGGGAAGCTGGTGTTGGACATCCCGCGCAGCGGCCACGGGCCCGCGGTGGTGCCGCCGTCGGAGGCGAACCCTTTCCGGCCCGATGGCGCCTATGTGGTCACCGGGGGTCTCGGCGGGCTCGGATTGTTCCTGGCCGAGAAGATGGCCGAGGCGGGTTGCGGCCGCATCGTCGTCAACGGCCGGTCGGCGCCGGGGCCCCACGCCCAGGCGGTGCTGCGCCGGATTCGCTCGCACGGCACCGAGGTCGAGGTGGAGCGCGGTGACATCGCCGACCCCGCGACCGCCCGGCGCTTGGTCGAGGCCTCGACGGCCACCGGGCTGCCGGTGCGCGGTGTGCTGCACGCGGCCGCGGTGGTCGAGGATGCCACGCTGAGCGCCATCACCGATGCCCTCGTCGAGCGCGACTGGTCACCAAAAGTGCACGGCGCGTGGAATCTTCACGAAGCCACGGCCGGGCAACCGCTCGACTGGTTCTGCTCCTTCTCGTCGGCCGCGGCATTGGTCGGATCACCCGGTCAGGGGGCGTACGCGGCGGCCAACAGTTGGCTGGACGCTTTCGCGCACTGGCGCCGGGCCCAGGGCTTGCCCGCGACGTCGATCGCCTGGGGCGCGTGGTCGGAGATCGGGCAGGGCCGCCACCTGGCGCAGGACCAGGCGATGGCGATCCATCCCGAGGACGGGGCCTATGCATTCGACATTTTGCTCCGGCATGACCGCGCTCACACCGGATACGCGCCGGTGGCAGGTGCGCCGTGGCTCGCGTCGTTCGCGCAGACCCGGCCGTTCGCCGAGGCGTTCCGCAACCTCGACAACGGGCGCGCGGGCGCCAGCCAGTTCCTGGCCGAATTGCGCGCGCTGCCGATGGAGGAATGGTCGACGCGGCTGCGGAGGCTGATCTCCGATGCGATCAGCCTGATCCTGCGCCGCTCGGTCGACGTCGACCGCCCACTGTCGGAATACGGGCTGGATTCGCTCGGCAACCTCGAACTGCGTACCCGCATCGAGACCGAGACGGGCATCCGGATCAGCCCGATGGGCATCACCACCATCCGCGCACTCGCCGACAGCCTGACCGACACGCTGGCGGCCGAAGTGACCGCCTCGACGCCGGCATGA
- a CDS encoding condensation domain-containing protein: MVAFEAIHDWVDAPGTVVSWEPSAATLAKVAEAPVSPVPVSYQQAQHLHAYRDHVAHGRTMARLNIPAWNIAGQCDIRAMTHVINAYVRRHDTYHSRFETDGSGGFTRRTLARARDIKFVPKTLGEMDSEDWRRYLLDTPDPLQWDCFRFGIIQRSDHFTFYLSVDHVHADAMFMGALFVEIHMMYAALVGGGAPLQLPEAGSYHDYCVRQREYTSGLTLDSPEVRAWIEFAEHNSGTLPRFPLPLGDDAGACGGALLTVQLLDDDQTDRFEAVCHAEGTRFSGGVFACAAMAEHKLTGADTYHVITPTTTRRTPAEYMTTGWFTGLVPISVAAAGQSFGAIARAAQASFDSRIELANVPFERILELGAEAGVRAPASGVAMLSYLDAGLPPLSPAIIAEWNQLNGRVYSDVGDAHQIGMWVNRLGRGTTVTVAHPNNATARQSALRYTEAMKAEYLDVVAARVSAASSSRVPALAALGATVS; encoded by the coding sequence ATGGTTGCCTTCGAAGCAATCCACGACTGGGTCGACGCCCCAGGCACGGTTGTCTCGTGGGAGCCCTCGGCGGCGACACTCGCGAAGGTCGCCGAGGCCCCGGTCAGCCCGGTGCCCGTGAGCTATCAGCAGGCCCAGCATCTGCACGCCTACCGCGATCACGTCGCGCACGGCCGGACCATGGCCCGGCTCAACATCCCGGCGTGGAACATCGCAGGCCAGTGCGACATCCGTGCGATGACCCACGTCATCAACGCCTATGTCCGCCGCCACGACACCTATCACAGCCGGTTCGAAACCGATGGTTCGGGCGGTTTCACCCGCCGTACCCTGGCCAGGGCCCGTGACATCAAGTTCGTCCCGAAAACGTTGGGGGAGATGGATTCCGAGGACTGGCGAAGATACCTGCTCGACACGCCGGACCCCTTGCAGTGGGACTGCTTCCGCTTCGGGATCATCCAGCGATCAGATCACTTCACGTTCTACCTGAGCGTTGATCATGTCCACGCCGATGCCATGTTCATGGGTGCGCTGTTCGTCGAGATTCACATGATGTACGCGGCCCTGGTCGGCGGAGGCGCACCGTTGCAGCTTCCGGAGGCGGGCAGCTATCACGACTACTGCGTGCGGCAGCGCGAGTACACCTCCGGGCTGACGCTCGATTCACCCGAGGTGCGGGCGTGGATCGAGTTCGCCGAGCACAACTCCGGTACCTTGCCGAGGTTCCCGCTTCCGCTCGGTGACGATGCCGGCGCCTGCGGCGGAGCCCTGCTCACCGTGCAGTTGCTCGACGACGATCAAACCGATCGCTTCGAGGCCGTGTGCCATGCCGAGGGCACCCGGTTCAGCGGCGGCGTGTTCGCCTGTGCCGCAATGGCCGAACACAAGCTCACCGGTGCAGACACATACCACGTGATCACCCCGACGACGACCCGCAGAACACCCGCCGAGTACATGACCACGGGCTGGTTCACCGGACTCGTGCCGATCAGCGTTGCGGCGGCGGGACAGTCGTTCGGCGCGATCGCGCGCGCCGCACAGGCGTCCTTCGATTCGCGCATCGAGCTGGCGAACGTACCCTTCGAACGCATCCTGGAGCTCGGCGCCGAGGCCGGAGTACGTGCACCCGCATCGGGTGTCGCGATGCTGTCCTACCTCGACGCGGGGCTGCCTCCGCTGTCTCCCGCGATCATCGCCGAATGGAACCAGCTCAACGGGCGCGTGTACAGCGACGTCGGAGACGCGCATCAGATCGGGATGTGGGTGAACCGGCTGGGCCGGGGCACCACAGTCACGGTGGCCCACCCCAACAATGCGACGGCCCGGCAGTCTGCGTTGCGCTACACCGAGGCGATGAAGGCCGAGTACCTCGACGTGGTGGCCGCCCGAGTGAGCGCCGCTTCCAGCAGTCGGGTGCCCGCGCTCGCGGCACTCGGCGCGACGGTGAGTTGA